One window of Bacteroides sp. AN502(2024) genomic DNA carries:
- a CDS encoding LytR/AlgR family response regulator transcription factor, with product MKCLAIDDEPLALAQISDYISRVPFLSLVKSCQDAFEAMKVLAEEEVDLIFVDIHMPDLNGLDFVRSLISPPLVIFTTAYSEYAVDGFKLDAVDYLLKPFEFQDLLKAADKARKQFEYRLLEQQGELGNVSQIKGDSLFVKSDYKVIRIDVNNIRYIEGMSEYVRIFVEGEERAVITLASLQKMEERLPTHFMRVHRSYIVNLRKITEISRLRIIFDKNTYIPVSDNYKDKFTEYIGKLSRLS from the coding sequence ATGAAATGTTTAGCAATAGATGACGAACCATTGGCATTGGCACAAATCTCGGATTATATATCCCGTGTCCCCTTTTTGTCTTTAGTGAAATCCTGCCAGGATGCTTTCGAAGCAATGAAGGTATTGGCGGAAGAAGAAGTAGACCTGATATTCGTGGATATCCATATGCCCGATTTGAACGGACTGGACTTTGTACGGTCGCTGATTAGTCCGCCATTGGTTATTTTCACTACTGCCTATTCGGAATATGCGGTAGACGGCTTTAAACTGGATGCCGTGGATTATCTGTTGAAACCGTTCGAGTTTCAGGATTTGCTGAAGGCGGCGGACAAAGCCCGCAAACAGTTTGAATACCGGTTACTGGAACAGCAGGGAGAATTGGGGAACGTTTCGCAGATAAAAGGGGACTCGCTGTTTGTGAAGAGCGATTATAAGGTAATCCGCATCGATGTGAACAATATCCGCTATATAGAAGGTATGAGTGAATACGTGCGTATCTTTGTAGAAGGAGAGGAGAGAGCGGTTATCACGCTTGCCAGCCTCCAGAAAATGGAAGAACGGCTTCCCACGCATTTCATGCGGGTTCACCGTTCTTATATTGTCAATCTTCGAAAGATTACCGAAATTTCCCGTCTCCGTATTATCTTCGATAAGAATACTTATATTCCTGTCAGTGATAATTATAAGGATAAATTCACCGAATATATCGGAAAACTGAGCCGCCTTTCTTAA
- a CDS encoding sensor histidine kinase, whose amino-acid sequence MRRLHKQQLLEQGIYGAIWVVIYLLPLVGGYFAVSGGLEREEIRMIIRDSWLGIFPFFMLFLLNNYGLVPYFLFKKKYGQYFVALFLLIIVACWCVPPPSMERFTKDFKHESLHHDVKEILRDRIIKMREQSREEGETSWNEAEREKLPMEMESSKGSYNVFLKREPLLYPPLGIHHLIHFAIAFLMVGFNIAIKLFFKSFRDEEMLKELEHQRLQSELQYLKYQINPHFFMNTLNNIHALVDIDTGKAKNTIVELSKLMRYVLYEASNKTTLLSREVQFLENYVGLMSLRYTNNVFIKMNFPAEVPEVEIPPLLFISFVENAFKHGVSYRNESFIRVLVQWEEENRLSFRCTNSNNGSSDEQHHGIGLENIRKRLRLLFGNDYTLSITDEKQTFDVLLIIPLL is encoded by the coding sequence ATGAGGAGACTGCATAAACAACAATTGCTGGAGCAGGGCATTTATGGAGCCATTTGGGTTGTAATATACCTTCTTCCTTTGGTAGGTGGATACTTTGCTGTGAGTGGCGGACTTGAAAGAGAAGAAATCCGCATGATTATTCGCGACTCATGGTTGGGGATCTTTCCTTTCTTCATGCTCTTTTTGTTGAACAATTACGGACTGGTTCCTTATTTCCTTTTTAAGAAAAAATACGGGCAGTATTTTGTTGCATTGTTTTTGTTGATAATTGTTGCCTGCTGGTGCGTTCCGCCCCCTTCTATGGAACGCTTTACGAAAGACTTCAAGCATGAGAGCTTGCATCATGACGTGAAAGAAATCTTAAGGGATCGGATTATTAAGATGAGGGAGCAGAGTAGGGAGGAGGGAGAGACATCTTGGAACGAGGCTGAGCGTGAAAAGCTACCTATGGAAATGGAAAGCTCTAAAGGCAGTTACAACGTTTTTCTCAAACGGGAACCTCTTCTTTATCCCCCCTTGGGTATTCATCACCTCATTCATTTCGCCATTGCTTTTCTGATGGTAGGTTTCAATATTGCCATCAAACTTTTCTTTAAGTCTTTCCGCGATGAAGAGATGCTGAAAGAGCTCGAACATCAGCGTTTGCAGTCCGAATTGCAGTACCTCAAATATCAAATCAACCCTCATTTTTTCATGAATACGCTCAATAATATTCATGCATTGGTGGACATTGATACGGGGAAAGCGAAAAACACGATTGTCGAACTCTCTAAATTGATGCGCTATGTGCTGTATGAAGCGAGCAATAAAACCACCCTGCTTTCACGTGAGGTGCAGTTTCTCGAAAACTATGTCGGCTTGATGAGTCTGCGCTATACCAACAACGTTTTTATCAAGATGAACTTCCCTGCCGAAGTGCCCGAAGTAGAGATTCCCCCTTTGCTCTTTATCTCTTTTGTAGAGAATGCCTTCAAGCATGGTGTCAGTTACCGGAATGAGTCTTTCATTCGTGTCCTTGTACAGTGGGAAGAAGAAAACCGGCTGTCTTTCCGTTGCACGAACAGTAACAACGGCTCGTCGGATGAACAGCATCACGGTATCGGGCTCGAGAACATCCGGAAGCGTCTGCGGCTACTGTTCGGCAATGATTATACACTTTCCATTACGGACGAAAAGCAAACTTTTGATGTGTTACTTATTATACCTTTATTATAA
- a CDS encoding alpha-L-fucosidase, whose protein sequence is MKKHSLIFCTGVLLLSACQPVKAPEAILPIPEAKQVEWQKMETYAFVHFGLNTFNDREWGYGDSDPKTFNPVKLDCEQWVQTFVKSGMKGVILTAKHHDGFCLWPTRLTEYCIRNTPYKDGKGDIVRELSDACKKYGIKFAVYLSPWDRHQANYGSPEYVDYFYKQLNELLTNYGDVFEIWFDGANGGDGWYGGAKDSRTIDRKTYYNYPRAYQMIDELQPQAVIFSDGGPGCRWVGNEKGFAGATNWSFLRTGEVYPGYPNYRELQYGHADGNQWVAAECDVSIRPGWFYHPEEDERVKTVDELTDLYYRSVGHNATLLLNFPVNRDGLIHPTDSANAVNFYKNVQQQLSHNLLSGLSPKASDERGGAFSAKAVTDNDYDTYWSTNDGVTSATIEFDLPQPEKINRMMLQEYIPLGQRVKSFVVEYNQEGEWLPVKLNEETTTVGYKRLLRFKTITADKIRVRFTDSRACLCINNMEAFYAGETSEIYTAKAEELKSFPFTLSGVGTEEAQKCMDKNDQTTCFINGNTVLIDLGEERTITSFHYLPDQSEYNKGVIAAYEISVGTDSNAVNQVVAKDEFSNIRNNPILQSVYFTPIKTRYIQLKATRMLKDGESMGFAEIGIQ, encoded by the coding sequence ATGAAAAAACACTCTCTTATTTTCTGTACAGGAGTTCTTCTACTAAGCGCCTGCCAACCGGTAAAAGCACCGGAAGCTATCTTGCCCATCCCCGAAGCTAAACAGGTAGAGTGGCAAAAGATGGAAACCTACGCTTTTGTACACTTCGGACTTAACACATTCAACGACCGCGAATGGGGATACGGAGATTCCGACCCCAAGACATTCAACCCCGTCAAACTGGATTGCGAGCAATGGGTACAAACCTTTGTGAAATCCGGAATGAAAGGAGTCATCCTGACAGCCAAACATCACGATGGCTTCTGCCTCTGGCCTACCCGACTGACAGAGTATTGCATTCGCAACACTCCGTATAAAGACGGAAAAGGGGACATCGTCCGTGAGTTGTCGGATGCCTGCAAAAAGTACGGCATTAAATTCGCTGTTTACCTGTCTCCGTGGGACAGGCATCAGGCCAATTATGGTTCTCCCGAATACGTAGACTACTTCTACAAACAACTCAATGAACTACTGACCAACTACGGTGACGTTTTTGAAATCTGGTTCGATGGTGCTAATGGCGGTGACGGCTGGTATGGAGGTGCAAAAGACAGTCGTACTATCGACCGTAAAACTTATTATAACTATCCGCGAGCTTACCAGATGATCGATGAGTTACAACCGCAAGCTGTCATCTTCTCCGATGGTGGTCCGGGCTGTCGCTGGGTAGGCAATGAGAAAGGATTTGCCGGAGCGACCAACTGGTCTTTCCTTCGTACCGGAGAGGTGTATCCGGGTTATCCCAACTATCGTGAATTGCAATACGGTCATGCCGACGGCAACCAGTGGGTAGCTGCCGAATGTGACGTCTCTATCCGCCCGGGATGGTTCTATCACCCCGAAGAAGACGAACGTGTGAAAACGGTGGACGAACTGACCGACTTGTATTACCGGAGCGTAGGACACAACGCAACATTATTACTGAACTTCCCTGTGAACCGTGACGGATTGATTCATCCGACAGACTCTGCCAATGCCGTTAATTTCTACAAGAACGTACAGCAACAACTATCACACAACTTACTGTCCGGACTTTCTCCTAAAGCATCGGACGAACGCGGCGGTGCTTTCTCCGCAAAAGCTGTTACAGATAATGATTACGACACCTATTGGTCTACTAACGACGGAGTAACATCCGCCACTATCGAATTCGACTTGCCCCAACCGGAGAAAATCAACCGTATGATGCTACAGGAATACATACCTCTCGGACAGCGTGTCAAATCATTCGTAGTAGAATACAACCAAGAAGGTGAATGGCTGCCCGTGAAACTCAATGAAGAAACAACGACTGTTGGTTATAAACGCCTTCTCCGTTTCAAAACCATCACGGCCGATAAGATTCGTGTCCGTTTCACGGATTCACGTGCTTGTCTCTGCATCAATAACATGGAAGCATTTTATGCTGGGGAAACTTCCGAGATATACACCGCCAAAGCGGAAGAGCTGAAGAGTTTCCCATTCACCCTTAGCGGAGTGGGTACGGAAGAAGCACAGAAATGCATGGATAAGAATGACCAAACGACCTGTTTCATCAATGGAAATACAGTATTGATTGACCTGGGGGAAGAACGTACGATTACTTCATTCCATTACCTTCCCGACCAAAGCGAATATAATAAAGGTGTCATCGCTGCCTATGAAATATCTGTTGGAACGGATAGCAATGCAGTCAATCAGGTAGTGGCGAAAGACGAATTTTCGAACATCCGAAACAATCCAATACTACAATCCGTTTACTTCACTCCCATTAAGACACGGTACATACAGCTGAAAGCTACACGGATGTTGAAGGACGGAGAGTCAATGGGATTTGCCGAAATAGGTATTCAATAA